A window of the Falco rusticolus isolate bFalRus1 chromosome 1, bFalRus1.pri, whole genome shotgun sequence genome harbors these coding sequences:
- the PPAT gene encoding amidophosphoribosyltransferase yields MELEELGIREECGVFGCIASGVWPTELDVPHVITLGLVGLQHRGQESAGIVTSDGESSQAFKVHKGMGLINHVFNADSLKKLYVSNLGIGHTRYSTSGISELQNCQPFVVETLHGKIAVAHNGELTNAVQLRRKLMRHGVGLSTSSDSELITQLLAFTPPLENDDTADWVARIKNLMNETPTSYSLLIMHKDIIYAVRDPYGNRPLCIGRLIPVGDMNGKGKDNSETEGWVVSSESCSFLSIGAEYYREVLPGEIVKISRYDVQTLDVVPRPEGDPSAFCIFEYVYFARPDSIFEGQMVYSVRRRCGQQLAIEAPVEADLVSTVPESATPAALGYAQKCGLPYVEVLCKNRYVGRTFIQPNMRLRQLGVAKKFGVLSDNFKGKRVVIIDDSIVRGNTISPIIKLLRESGAKEVHIRVASPPIRFPCYMGINIPTKEELIANRPEFHDLANYIGADSVVYLSVEGLVSSVQESIKARQENENSLKTQKSRVGKIGHCTACLTGEYPVELEW; encoded by the exons GGGCCAGGAGAGTGCTGGAATTGTGACAAGTGATGGAGAGTCATCCCAGGCATTCAAAGTGCACAAg gGAATGGGTCTTATAAATCATGTCTTCAATGCAGACAGCCTGAAGAAGCTCTACGTTTCAAACCTTGGTATTGGGCACACGAGGTACTCCACCTCGGGAATTTCTGAGCTGCAGAACTGCCAGCCTTTTGTCGTAGAAACTCTTCATGGGAAGATCGCTGTGGCACACAACGGGGAGCTAACAAATGCTGTACAACTCAGGAGGAAG CTTATGCGGCATGGTGTAGGACTGTCGACCAGTTCTGACAGTGAACTGATCACCCAGTTGCTGGCTTTCACACCTCCTCTAGAAAATGATGATACAGCTGACTGGGTAGCAAG aataaaaaatttaatgaaTGAAACTCCAACTTCATATTCATTGCTAATTATGCACAAAGACATAATCTATGCAGTACGTGATCCATATGGGAATCGCCCACTCTGCATTGGTCGCCTTATTCCAGTAGGGGACATGAACGGAAAAG gaaaagataACAGTGAGACAGAAGGATGGGTAGTCTCTTCTGAATCCTGTAGCTTTTTGTCTATTGGTGCAGA GTACTATCGTGAGGTCCTTCCTGGAGAGATTGTGAAAATATCCAGATATGATGTCCAGACGCTGGATGTTGTACCAAGACCTGAAGGAGATCCATCAGCGTTCTGCATCTTTGaatatgtttattttgcaaGACCAGACAGTATTTTTGAAG GTCAGATGGTGTATTCAGTCAGGAGAAGATGCGGGCAGCAGCTTGCTATTGAAGCACCCGTGGAAGCAGACCTGGTCAGCACTGTTCCAGAGtctgccaccccagcagctctTGGTTATGCTCAAAAG TGTGGACTACCGTATGTTGAAGTACTTTGTAAAAATCGATATGTAGGAAGAACATTTATCCAGCCAAACATGAGGTTGCGGCAACTTGGTGTTGCAAAGAAGTTTGGTGTGCTGTCTGATAATTTTAAAGGCAAGCGAGTTGTTATCATTGATGATTCAATTGTGAGGGGCAATACAATCTCACCCATAATAAAACTACTGAGAGAATCAGGAGCCAAAGAG GTGCACATCCGTGTGGCTTCACCTCCCATAAGATTTCCTTGTTACATGGGAATAAACATTCCAACTAAAGAAGAACTCATTGCCAACAGACCTGAATTTCATGATCTTGCAAACTATATAG gAGCAGACAGTGTTGTCTATCTTTCTGTGGAAGGGCTGGTGTCATCTGTGCAAGAAAGCATCAAAGCAAGGCAAGAGAATGAGAACAGCCTTAAAACCCAGAAGTCGCGTGTCGGAAAGATCGGTCATTGCACAGCATGTCTCACTGGAGAGTATCCCGTAGAGCTAGAATGGTGA